In a genomic window of Silurus meridionalis isolate SWU-2019-XX chromosome 27, ASM1480568v1, whole genome shotgun sequence:
- the LOC124380807 gene encoding cyclin-O, which yields MMTSDSGFEDDIHTPSSSQQRLKGPGSRDPPYTMTQCHDLYSEYEEDHFIHQRNKQQDFLVLNCLSGQTQITAEARCVLVSWLIDLYKYFDLTFESCCLAVNIMDRFLATTAVASDCFQLLGVTSLLIATKYVEVHFPGIKLLLSFCCDAFTREQLCNLESLILIKLNFRLAAPTIAYFLDHFVNWEVSRIEARMEDNIPEEGKSWMIWKDCEEQLLNFERFKYLAFKVCEISLADYTFNRYQPSVIAQSALNLAKDLLREQLNESTIQNADSTHTSTDFLGDVEKTSQSLDDPDLIQQCTHELGLLASLNKELLQDIIKL from the exons ATGATGACCAGTGATTCAGGGTTTGAAGATGACATCCACACCCCCTCTTCATCTCAACAGCGCCTCAAGGGACCGGGGTCACGGGACCCTCCATACACCATGACACAGTGCCACGACCTTTACAGTGAATACGAGGAGGACCACTTTATCCACCAGAGGAACAAGCAGCAGGACTTTCTAGTTCTCAACTGTTTGTCTGGTCAAACACAG ATAACTGCTGAGGCGCGCTGTGTACTGGTCAGCTGGCTGATAGATCTCTATAAATACTTCGATCTGACGTTCGAGTCCTGTTGCTTGGCCGTGAACATCATGGATCGGTTTCTGGCCACGACGGCGGTGGCGTCAGATTGCTTTCAGTTACTCGGCGTGACGTCGTTGCTGATTGCGACCAAATAT GTTGAAGTTCACTTTCCAGGCATTAAGCTGCTACTCTCGTTCTGCTGCGACGCCTTCACCAGAGAGCAGCTCTGCAATCTCGAGAGCCTCATCCTCATCAAACTAAACTTCCGCTTGGCTGCACCAACTATCGCCTACTTTCTCGACCACTTCGTCAATTGGGAGGTATCCAGAATTGAGGCCAGAATGGAGGACAACATTCCTGAAGAAGGGAAGAGCTGGATGATCTGGAAAGACTGTGAAGAGCAGCTTTTGAATTTCGAGAGGTTTAAATATTTAGCGTTCAAAGTGTGTGAGATTAGTCTCGCGGACTACACTTTCAACAGGTACCAGCCGTCTGTGATTGCACAGAGCGCACTGAATCTGGCAAAGGACCTGTTAAGGGAACAATTAAACGAGTCAACAATTCAAAACGCTGACTCGACACATACGTCAACAGACTTTCTCGGTGATGTAGAGAAAACCTCACAGAGTTTAGACGATCCGGATTTAATTCAGCAATGCACACATGAGCTCGGATTATTGGCATCTCTCAATAAGGAGTTACTTCAGGACATAATAAAGCTCTGA